A window of the Microvirga terrae genome harbors these coding sequences:
- the nfi gene encoding deoxyribonuclease V (cleaves DNA at apurinic or apyrimidinic sites) encodes MQLHHRHDWKLTPTEAIALQHQLRTEVVSDRPIDLDGVQLVAGVDVSVKNEQSQAAIVVVTFPGFLPVETVLAQRPTPFPYVPGLLSFREGPVLEEAFEKLKSEPDVFLFDGMGIAHPRRIGIASHMGLWLQRPTIGCGKTLLCGRYRDLAEEKGSAAPLIDRKETIGVALRTRTAKNPMFISPGHLADIPTAAELVLRCSPKYRLPEPIRLAHNAAGQFSP; translated from the coding sequence ATGCAGCTTCACCACCGCCACGACTGGAAACTCACCCCTACCGAGGCCATCGCTCTCCAGCACCAGCTGAGAACGGAAGTCGTGTCCGACCGCCCGATTGATCTCGATGGGGTGCAGCTTGTGGCCGGCGTCGACGTGAGCGTGAAGAACGAGCAGTCGCAGGCGGCCATCGTCGTGGTCACCTTTCCGGGCTTCCTGCCGGTGGAGACCGTCCTGGCTCAGCGCCCGACGCCCTTTCCCTACGTGCCCGGCCTCCTGAGCTTCCGCGAGGGCCCCGTGCTCGAGGAGGCGTTCGAGAAGCTGAAATCCGAGCCGGACGTTTTCCTGTTCGACGGCATGGGCATCGCTCATCCTCGCCGGATCGGGATCGCCAGCCATATGGGCCTGTGGCTGCAGCGCCCCACCATCGGCTGCGGCAAGACCCTCCTGTGCGGACGCTACAGGGACCTTGCGGAGGAAAAAGGTTCCGCCGCCCCCCTGATCGACCGCAAGGAGACCATCGGGGTAGCGCTGCGCACCCGGACGGCCAAGAACCCGATGTTCATCTCTCCCGGGCACTTGGCCGATATTCCGACGGCGGCGGAACTCGTCCTGCGCTGCTCCCCGAAATACCGCCTGCCGGAGCCGATCCGGCTCGCGCACAACGCGGCCGGGCAATTTTCCCCTTGA